A region of Lagenorhynchus albirostris chromosome 20, mLagAlb1.1, whole genome shotgun sequence DNA encodes the following proteins:
- the PIRT gene encoding phosphoinositide-interacting protein, translating into MEALPKDLEVNEKSPESKDLLPSQTASSLCISSRSESVWTTTPRSNWEIYRKPIVIMSVGGAILLFGVVITCLAYTLNLGDKSLKVLKMIGPAFLSLGLMMLVCGLVWVPIIKKKQKQRQKSVFFQSLKSFFLNR; encoded by the coding sequence ATGGAGGCTCTCCCCAAGGACCTGGAGGTCAACGAGAAGTCTCCAGAATCCAAGGACCTGCTGCCCAGCCAGACTGCCAGCTCCCTGTGCATCAGCTCCAGAAGTGAGTCTGTCTGGACCACCACCCCCCGGAGTAACTGGGAGATCTACCGCAAGCCCATCGTCATCATGTCCGTGGGCGGTGCAATCCTCCTGTTCGGTGTGGTCATCACCTGCTTGGCCTACACCCTGAACCTGGGTGACAAGAGCCTCAAGGTCCTTAAGATGATAGGGCCCGCCTTCCTGTCTCTGGGACTCATGATGCTGGTATGCGGGCTGGTGTGGgtgcccatcatcaaaaagaaacagaagcagagacAGAAGTCAGTTTTCTTCCAGAGCCTCAAGTCCTTCTTCCTGAATCGCTGA